The DNA sequence AATTAAAGTACTCATGTTACTCCACGTTACTTGATTTATTAATTCTAAACACGTACTTATGTTAGTAATGAAGAGCACGTTGACTTGTATACTTGCTTTACTGATGTAAAGCATGCTAAATTCTGTACTTGTACATCTTGATCATGGGTAAAATTATTACAAAACTAGGCTTCTTAAGCCGTAATCAAAACTTCTGAGATACCGTGTTAAGAACAAGTCCATCTAAAACCTCGTTCTTAGTAGAGTTTCAATTTTCTTCATTTAATATTGGAGAAACAATCTGAAATCAATTCTCAGATTGTGTTGCAGGCTGCACAACAGTCTGATGCCGGTCTGCAAAGTCAAGTAACAAGAAAACGAAGCTTATGAATCCAAGAGAAGTGgttcatatattttaaacaagGAGATCACAAGGCATATATACTAATTTTCCATTACTAAACTAATATATGATCATATCACAGCTCGTTTTGGAACTGCCTTAAAGGGTATTAGTTTTCTTGCTGATGTGCCCATTGTTTCCCTCATGTCAGTTCTCATCTCACCGCTGCTATTTTCACCAAGCTTCCAGTCAAAATGGTGAAGCAATGAGCCAAGGATTAGGGGAAGAACGCGATCAACTAGTGGAAGACCTGGGCAAATCCTTCTACCGGCCCCAAATGGTATAAACTCATAGTTCTGACCCTTGTACCCAATACTGGACTCCAAGAATCTTTCGGGCTTAAATGACAGAGCATCCTCCCAAATTTCTTCGTCTCTTCCAATTGCCCAAGCATTGACAAAAACTTGTGTGTTTTTAGGAATGCTATAGCCCATGAAGGTGGTATCTTGGTTAGCCTTCCTTGGAAGCGTCAGTGGGACTGGAGCATGTAAGCGCAGTGCTTCTGCTATTGTTGCTTTCAAGTAAGGAAGATTATCAATGTCACTATCTTCCAGTTTCTTCTTTACTCCGACCACTCTGCCAAGCTCCTCTTTAATCTTCTGCATTGAGTTAGGATTTTGTAGTACCTCGCACATTGCCCACTCAGTTGCAGTGCTCATCGTTTCAGTGCCCGTTACAAACATTTCCTgaaacaatttaatatattcaGAATTTTATCAAAACCATATCTAATTCCTCTGTACACTTACCAGTAGAAAAACAGTTATTTGGTGGTGTGATAGTTTAGCTGGTTCATCCTTTCCGCTGCCCTCAAAATCTAGCACTACGTCCAGGAAGTCCTTTTGATCTGTTGACTTGCCTTCCATGCCTTGTCGCTGATTCAGACGCTCATGTACATATCCTGAAACAATGTTTATAGCTTTTCCCAGATCACGATCGGTTCTTCTCCTTAATCCTTGCAGGTCAAGAGACTGAAGCCATGGAAACAAGTCAGAGATATTAGGACGACCTAGACACTCTGAGAATCCAGAAAAGGCTGTGTAAAAATCAGAAGCTGTCACTGAATATGGATGCATCAGTGAACGAGACAGCGTAAGATTTCCAATCAAGTTAAAGATTGCTGGGAACACAAAGCCTATCACTTCAATTTCTCCACTTGGGCCTTTTTCTATATGTTTTTCTATCCATGACAGCATCTCATCTACGCATTTTTGCCTAATCAGAACTGCTTCGTTAATTCTCTTATTACTAAAGAGCTCCACTGTGCATATCCGCTTCAAGGTGCGCCAGTAGGGGCTGTATGCGCCTAAAGCAATAGAGCATTTGTACAAGTCATGTGACCTCATTGCTTCGTTACTAAAACGGTCAACAAAGGAGAGATCATGGTTCTTAAACAGTTCTTCTGCTGCACCAGCGGAAAGAATCACCATGGTCTTGACAGATCCAAGACTCAACCACACAACAGGACCATATTCTTGTTTCATACTTGCTAGGCTTCTATGCGGTAAGGATCCAAGATCGAATATATTGCCAATAACTGGCCAGCCTCTAGGCCCCGGAGGTAGCTTGGAACGTCTGCAACTCCTGAAGTACCAAAAAAGTGGCATCAAACTGAACAAAATGGACCcaaaaacatagttccacaTCCACTCCATGCGCAACTTCTAGATTTGATCTTTGATTTCGAATGAGAGCCTAGCAAGTGACCCTATATACAAAGGAACAAGTCTTTAGACAAATGAAAGGTTAGAAACATACTTCATATCATAAGCTATTATTTTAAGATCAACTTAAAAATTGTCCTGGTACATTTGTTAATTACTAGTATCATCagcttttaaaattatttctgttgTGTATATTAAGTTCTTTGTCAATCAGGACAGGGTCAGTAGAATAAAAAATTGCAATTAGGAAGCCAACTTGACAGGGATGTGAAAATTGTCAATTGCTAATTTCATAGTCTGGGCTAACACTTCCCCTAAATCTTGAGTCTCCCGCGAGACTGAGCTCTGAtcccatgttaagtgaccaattctccaaAAACCTCGGGGTATTAGGAGatgggcttaccaggatcatattgtattctaacaaAACATGACGAGACTCTTAAATACCAATAGATTATTTGTTTCAAACAGTATCAGGTTCAGTTTTGCAAACATCTTTTAAAGAATCAGGCATAAACTACACACACATGATTCGACGAAGGGCTCGACTTACCTAAAACCTAAGACGTAGTAAAGACTGTATCCACACTACCAAGAGTAACTTCAAATATATGCACAGATTGTATTAATAGACCTCACAACAGAGTATAGACAACTGCATATGAAAGTTTCAAGAACACGAAGCTCGTAATAATTGGTACACTCAAACAAGCAACAAGAAAAGATGTTCAATACATTATACATTCATAGTAAGGGTAAGTGTATGTTTATTTCTGAACAAGAGGTCAGATAGCATACTAACTTTTTAACGCCAAATTAATCTATGAACTTGTCGTCATACGTGTTGGAACTGCTCTCAAGGGTTCTAGTTTTTTCGCTGCTAATCCCATTCTCTCCCTCATGTCAATTTTCATCTCACTGCTGACATTCTCACTAAGCTTCCAGTCAAAATGGTGAAGCAATGAGCCAAGAATCAGGGGAAGCATGTGATGAGAAAGCGGAATTCCTGGGCAAATCCTCCTCCCAGCACCAAATGGTAAGAACTCATAATTTTGACCCTTATACCCAATACTTGACCCCAAGAATCTTTCAGGTTTGAAAGACAAGGCATCCTCCCAATTTTCTTCGTCTCTTCCAATCGCCCAAGCATTGACAAAAACTTGTGTATCTTTAGGTACTTTATATCCCATGAAGTCGGTATCTTTAGTTGCCTTTCTTGGAAGAACTAGTGGAACTGGAGCATGTAACCGCAGTGTTTCCTCTATAGTAGCTTGCAAGTAAGGCAAATTATCAATGTCACTCTCTAACAATTTGTTGTTTACGCCCACAACTCTAACAAGCTCAGCCTTGATCTTCTTCATTGATTCAGGATTTTGTAAGAGCTCACACATCGCCCACTCAATTGTGGCGCTTGTTGTATCTGTTCCAGCCATAAACATTTCCTGAAAAAATTTCATATGTACAACATTTTAAGAACTATGATTAGTACAAATAATCACACACAAAAACGCATTCTCCTTCAATTTACCATCAGAAAGATAGTGATTTGGTGGCGCGATAGCTTAGCTGGTTCATTCTTCCCGCTGCCCTCAAAATCTAGAAGCACATCCAAGAAGTCCTTGTGCTCTGCTGCCCTTCCTTCGTTCTGTTGTCTCTGTTTCACACGATcatccaagaatcctgaaataATCTGCATTGCTTTTCCCAGACTCTGGTCTGTTGTCGCCCTTAAGCCCTGCAGGTCAAGCCATCTAAGCCATGGAAACAAATCAGAGATGTTAGGACTGCCCAGACACTCTGAAAAACCTGACAAGGCCGTCTGAAATTCAGAGGCCATCTCCGAATAAGGATTCATCAAGTCACGAGACACTGTTAAATTTCCAATCAAGTTAAATGATGCTGggaatataaatttggtcagtTCAATTCCACCACTAGCACCTTCTTCCACTTCCTTTTCAATCCATAACAGCATCTCATCCACGCATTTTTGCCTAATCAAAGCTGTTTCATTGATTCTCTTACTACTGAAGAGCTCAATAGTACATATCCGCTTCAAGGTGCGAAAATAGCTATCATATGAACCTAGAGCCATAGAACTCTTATAAAAATCATGTGACCTCATTGTGTCATTGGTAAAACGATCAGCAAAAGAGAGATCATGGTTCTTGAACAACTCTTCGGCTGCAGCAGCAGAAAGAATCACCATAGTCTTGACAGGGCCGAGATTTAACCACACCACAGGGCCATACTTTTGTTTTAGTGCTGCTAGACCTCTATGCGGTAAGGTTCCAAGATCAAAAATGTTGCCAATAACAGGCCAGCCCCTCGGCCCCGGGGGAAGCTTGGAACGTCTGTAACTATTCCTTCTCCTCAAGTGCCATATCAGTGTCATCAAACAAAAAATGGACCAAAGAACATAGTTATGCAGCCACTCCATGCTCAATTTCTAGATTTGTTTTTCAGTTTCTAACAAGAACTGATATTTCTAAACTAGTAATGTGGGCACATGTATTTATAATATCTGCGAGCCTGTCTAAAATATGTAGCGTCATTCATTCATTGCCATTTGCCAGTTGAGTATTTAACGCCATTTTGTGGACGTCACCAAATTTAAGCATATACTGTATACGACAACAGAATCTTTCAGAGAATCATCTCTGGGTAATGTTTGTTTGAAGGGAGTACGATCAGGTAATAATCCAAGAATTATAATCCCTTCAAACAAATATGGCAAGTGATAATTTGTCGTATACATCAGTATATTCTTTATAAACTTCTGTTCAAGATGCTTCAAGTGAAACGTCAGGGATGACAAAGTCCACATAACAGAATGCTGGCATTTGCAACTAACATTGATACTACAGAGTTTTGACTTTAtaagaaattatttataaagatGCATGTTTAAATTTAAACATCTATACATCATCATATGTAGCTTACCAGTTTGCATCATTACCTATTCCAGCAAAACCTCCTATCAGAGCCCTCGTTTACCATTTGCTGTCAAGACATTTTCAAATACCTATATCGACGGCTGTAGCAACAGAGACACCACCTCTTGTTAGCAATTAGCAAACAAGTTTTTCATATTGTAATGTTCTTTTTTGTCCCTGGTAATGTTCTGACAAAGCTAAAATTGTAGTAAAAATTCGGGTTTTAAGCAAAATGGTAAGAACAACAAGACTGAAGTAATTAAACAATGAACCTGACAGATATGCGACAAACTAGAAAGCCAAAACTACTTATAACTGAAAGaagataattaatatatgtaacTAGAGATTCgttctataattttttagtttggaCTAGTTAGAAGCTAATTGAATGCATTTTGTTGCGCAAACTGAACAAGTAGAgaacttataaaattttgagCCGAAAGAGAAACCATAATGAACAGCGATTAAATCACAAAGATTAATTGTAATAACGAGAAAGGTTTAACAGTTTCCTATGCATAGGGGGGAAAATTTAATAGTTCACAGAGAAAGACGAAATAATAAATAGTTCTAGGCACATTCATTCTTTTAGAACTTCAACCTGCCAAGCAAAATCTTCATATAGGACAGTCCATTAATAAGAAAGCAACACAGTGACCCCAGATGGCTCCTATATTTCTTTTTCTAGTCACCTGAGTCTTTGGCTTGGCCTTCGATATACCTCCAGGATCAAAGTTCTTGCCTTCACTAGTTCTTAGAGTAATGCCATTCTCATAATAAGCCACGTCCACTTCTTTTTCCCTTTAGAATCTCACTTAGTGGCTTAGGTCCTTCAAAAGAAGTACTCCCTTCGCCCTTCTGTTGCACTCCTTTCCGTTTGGCACGTTTCCTTTTCCCAAGAAGTGCTTGGTCACTGGCATGCTCTTCATAACTCCCGCGCTTCCTTCTCTTGGGTATTGCAGTACTTTTGGGAACAGCAGATTTAGAACTATTCTCATTCATAATCTGTCTTGAAGCACTTCTCATGCGCAAACCTCTTGTAGTTCTCCCCTCGTAATCAAGGTCGTTGTACACTATATTTCCATCTCCAAGCATTCCTTGTGGTTCTGGAGACCATCCACCCCCTTGACTGCCTCTGTCAGTATTACTATAAGATGATGCCAGTCGTGGAACCATTATTGTTCCCTGCAGTTGACTGCCTAACACGCTTTCACGTGCATCTAAGAGAAACGAGGCCTTTCTAGGAGTCCAGTGCCTGCGATCAGTACTGTGAGCTCTAGAATATTGAATCCTTTCTAGAGATGTTGATCCCCCTAATATCTGCTCACGTGAAGCTCTAAGTTTTCGTCGTGGATTTTCTGTTTTTCTCCCAAATCGATAGCTAATTGCACTTCCACCTGCAGGCAAATAGTCCCTTTGAGGAGTCCAGTACTTAAAATCATTATGGTTGCCATGGGTGCTGTCATGACTATAATTGGAGCTGAAGTCCTTGCCCAACCTTTTCTCTATAAGATGATGCCTCAAGTCTGATTCATACAGATGATCAGCACTATCATTTACACGGTCTTGCCTCCTTTCCACATGAGCTGTTTTCCCTAGCATCTTCTCAGATGGAAATCTGTGCTCCTTCCCGCCACGATGTCCTTGCAGGCATTCATAAAAGTCATAATCACGTGAGTCATTACCCATCGTCTGAGATGAAAATCCCTGATCTTCCCAGCCATAATGCCCTTTCAGGCGCTCATTACAATCATAATCACGCAATTCATTACACATTCTCTTGGGTGAAACCCTGTGATTCTCCCAGCCATGATTTCCTTGCAGGCATTCAGTAGGGTCATAATCACTTGAGTCATCGTACATACTACCAGAAGAAACTTCATGCTGCTCCCAGCCATAATACCCTTCCAGGCTCTCATAAGAGTTATAATCACGCGAGTCATTAGAATTTCTGTCAGATGAAAGTTCATGCTCCTCCCAGCGGTAAGGCCCTTCCAGGTGCTCATTGGAGTCATAACGCATTTCATTAAGCCTATATCTGTCAATTTCACCCATTTTATGGTATTCAGGAGGATGGCCCATATCATAATCATTTAGAGGGTACAATTTTCTTCCATCACAACCTCTTATTCGTCGAAAATGATCGTCGTTGTGAAAATAATGAGGCTCTTTAAGCTTTGTTGTTGGCACATGGATTCCCTTTAATTCATCAAGAGGCTGAAAAAAGACCAATGTTATCTGgctttataattaaaaacaaacatATCCTCCTAATATCCATTAAACAACACTTGATCAGATGAATAACACGCAACTATTAGAAAGAACACATTCTTAGAAGAATGACTTAAAACTATTGAGCAAAATAcattattctaaacttattttAGATGAATAACATGCAACTAACGAGAAGAACAAACTTAGAGAAATCGAATGTTCCCcatttaagatttttaaaaaaaggaaACTTTTATCAAGCACATTAGAATGGAAGCATGGCCTAGTAAAGATCTGATAGTTAACTGTTATCAAGCACATTAGAATAGAAGCAAATTTCGATAAGAAACAAGAAACAGACCTTCCATGTGGTTTTTCTTGACCCGCCCCTGCTCATAAATGCACTATCCAAATTAAGTGTATCATCAAGtttatctttatttttcttCGCTTCCATTATAACAGTCTGCAAATCCCTGTCTTCATCGGCATTGAAGAAACACTGACGATCTTTAGCATTAAGGATGAGTTCTTCCCAGATAGAGTCACTATTAGACAGCGTTTTCTCATTCCCCAAAATCCACAGACAGTGTCTGCACTTATCAGATAGCAAGTGCAAATGCTCAGAAACTTCatttatttacttaaaaagCTAGAGGTCAAATTTCAATCAAGAAAACTGGGTGGTCACTGGTCATACCTCGCTCTTGTCAGGGCAACATTAATTCGTTGAGGACTGAAGGCGAACCCAATTGATCCATCTTGATTGGATCTTACTGTTGAGATGATTATTATGTCTTCTTCCGCACCTTGAAACCCATCAATGGACCTAATATGCACCTGAAAGTCTTCATGATTGTCATACTTTTGTCCAATTTCCCGTCGGATCTCTGACACTTGAGCAGAGTATGGGGAGATTACTCCAATGGTAACCTTCAGTTTTGCTGCATCACATGCTATACAAGGTACATGCATTCAGTTTTAGTTTATAGTAAAGCTACTTACTGTTAACAAGGAAACCATGAGCAATTCAAGGATTCGTTTAACCACACTGAAAAATACGACAGGGAATGCCAAACACGAACTAATGTCCCCTAGCATATACCTTTGTAGAGCAACTGCAGAATTTTCAGCAAGACAGCTACCTCTTCCATGTTTTTCCAGCTGTGACTTTCAGAAAGAACCTCTTTCCCGCAAGAAATATTCATAAAAGAATAGGAACCATACAAAGGACTGGGTATATAACACTTTTCATAAGTTTCACTCTTGACAAGTTGTGAATCAATGAGTCGGTTCTGATAAAATTTGGCATTGGGAAAATTGCTTATGTTTGGATGCATCCGGTATTGCGTATCAAGGAGGTGCCTGTGATGACCAAGTATACTCAATCTTTGGAACAGGCTTTTGCCAAAGCCAGCTTCAGCAGAAACCTGAATGAGGTATTATTTGCTTtccaaaatattagtcatacgAATGCATATTAATATATGGTGAGGGAGGTGGAGAGAGGGAGgcagggagggggagagagggggggggggggggggcagagGGGGAGAGGGaaagagtgagagagagagagagagagagagagagaccttgcTACTAACAAATGCCGGCAATTGGCATTCATCGCCCAAAAGAACAACATGCTTTAAACCACAGACTTGTAGTGGAATTAATGATTCACACTCCTTCAACTGTGAAGCTTCATCAATAACCAACAACCTCATGGGTTCAATTCCAACGTTACTGAGTTTATATGAACTTGAAGCTGTGCAAAAAATTAAAGAGGCCATGTTGAAGCAGAACTTCTCATTTACTGCTACTAGACTGAGTCTATAAAGTGAAACCAGGAGAATTTTTAGATGTCTAATGCATTCACTCTTGAAGTGCAAGAATGGTGACATATCTGTGTCAACCTGAGGATGACTATCACCCTCTTCTTCAAGTAAAAATGCGGCTTTTAAACTTTTACCAACCAGGTTGGCTTGGAATAAGAATGTTTCCAATGAATTAAGCGACGCATTCAGCAATAGCAAATCTTGAAAACTTTCTTCTGTGACATATGTTTTTGGTAAATGAGTACAAAAGGTCGAGATGCAATTTCTTAGTGGTACTGATATTGCAATAAATCTGTCTCTTGCATACTGAAGAAATGAGGTATCATTTTCAACATGGTTGTTACCATCACTTGCATCATTCTCAGCACAGAAGATCTTGTACAGTAGTACACAGTTTTCCAGAAACTCTTGCATGGAAGTGAACCAATGCTTCCAACCATTTTTTGGTGCAAAGCAATCAGTAAGCCTTTTTATACGGTGATTCATGTATATATCTTCAAATCCATATGCACTTGTGTTTATATTACCATATATGAGTATATCTCCGAAACTACAAAATTGAGTCCCATATTCGTCAAGTTTCTTTGCAGATTCTTTCACTAATTTCATAACACGTGAAGCTACTTCTGAAATTGCCACGTTTGTAGGAGCACAGACGAGTGTCCTACATTTTACACGTAAGAGGCTAACGAGCAGCGTGCTAAGAGTTCTAGTTTTTCCTGTCCCTGGAGGGCCCCAAATGAGTTCCAAAGATGGCTTGTGGTCACAGACACTTTTACTGATACACTTTGCAACTGCCTCACACTGGGATTTGTTCAAATAAGATGTCATTGATAACTTTTCTTCCAACGTTTGCTTCATTGCAGGACAATTTTTGCAGTCTTCCTGCACCTGTTAATTGGTACTCAGAAGTGTATAATAacgatataaaaattatattaaacaaataaaagaaaGCTAATTTAACATGTGAAAAACAGCAAAGAATGTGTAGAGTGATACTCAATGACCTACCGTCGGGTTGATGTGGAGAACTTCCTTAATGAAATGATCAGAACGACAAGTTAGCAATGCATTCCATATTCTATTGTTGGTTGTCAAGTTCACCCAAAAAACTGCGTAAAAGGGTTGAGACACATCCACTGCTTCTTGAAGTTCAACTGAAGTACTGACTTCAAAATGAGGAACCCAAATATAACTCCCATCTAACCTATGCTGCTTTACCATTTTAGACTTTCTAGTATACCCAAAACACCAGCTCTTCCCCAGCCTTcgtatatcaaaattttgatcAGGTTTAGCTTGTGTAAAAACAAATACATCTCCAGATTTTGCTTCATATGGCACTTTATTAAGACTGTTGGAACTTTCTGTCCAATTTTCAAAGGTTATATCATAATGTCGATCTATGAACCGCTCAGAGCTACAAAAAGTGTTAATCTTGGCAAAAGGTGCACTTGACAGATATTCAATTTTTGAACAAAGCTCAGACCTTGTTTCTTCAAGCAGAGGAGGACAATATGAACTCCTATACTCCTTAAGTGAACTAAATGAAAGAGGAATTGCATTCACCTGTATGATGATAAAAGGGAAGTCAAACTATAGACTAATAATACCACAGCATAATGTATAAATACATTTTGTTGCATGAAAATCTTAATACTAGGAAAAACCCCAAGACATCAGACATGCAATGCCAATTAGGAAGTTCACGGGGGATGTCTTGTCACGGGTTTATATTATCAGTTTTTCCTGTGCGTgttcatgggcacatgctaaatCTATTTATTtagctcattttgattggttcctATTTCTTAATAATAGTGGACCTCCCTCATATATAAAAACTACACCAACCAAAATCAGCTAAATGCATAGAATTTAGCACCGCACATGACTGACAAACCATTATATTATAGTCTAAAGAATCGGTTTTTCTAATGTGCCCGTGgccacatgctaagcactaaaaatcatgaatttgacttattttgattggctcttGCTTGATAATAATGGTAGACAAACCTAGAGCTACCTTGTTGTGAACGAAAGCCAAGCCCCCGGTTATTCCTACAGCTACCTTGTTGCGACCTACTCCTTCCTCTATCTTCGAAGAACGTAGACCAGGAAAAAATCTTATTTGTTTCAGTATAAAACCATTTGACGGTTTCGACAGAAGATTTTGTCCAGGTCAAGAAGGGCATACCCTAAAGAATAACACTCACAATATCTTCATCCAACTCAACAACTCTCGAACCAAGGAAGGCTAACCCAGACCGAAATCAAAGCAATATTTTGTAATAGGTAcaaagaaatattattttacattaattcAGCCCCAAATCTTTAAGGAAGGCTAACCAAGACCGAAATCAAAGCAATATTTTGTAATATGTAAAAGAAATATCATTTCAAATTTCAGTCTCGGACCTCATTCCGCCACTGCTCTCAAATATAATAATGTTAAATGTTATTGATTTACTGTACACAGACACATTTTTGATATACCAATCTCCACTACCCTTTAGTTGAACTCTTCGAAAAGGTAGAAAATAGACAGAAAAGTAGTGActgaagaaagaaaacaaaCCTCGAATTCCTTTAGAATATCTCCAAGGGACCAAGATAGCACAACTCTAGCAAAGTCCTGACCGAGATAAAATGAAGATTCAGCCATGCTGATCTAACAGGAAAAATGTAAGAGCTAGTAATACAAAAGCATGCACATTGCACCAGGATATAACGAGGAGAAGAATTTGAGGAGTTGTTATAGTGAAGTGTGAAGGTGTGATATTTTCAGAGTAATATACATCATGTCCCTCGGCTTCTCATCTTCTTTAGCTAGCTGTGGTGCATTACTGTGATAATGTGATTAATTCAAAAGTTAAAATATCTTGCATTTCtctaatatattgtatattaattatattattataataaaatagaaatatataatgGTTGgtcatatttaaaatagtattttattattatatcaaactagttgagaagccgcgcgttgcggcggcctataaaaattatattaatgattcaatattaatatttgtagaataaaataattttgtggctgactataaaaagtatattaatgtttcaaaattaatatttgtaggataaaataaatttatattataaaaatcttgatataataccaataataatatatagaattgcaaaattagactataattcatggtgaaaaaataaaaataattatacgcgtaattaacaat is a window from the Daucus carota subsp. sativus chromosome 8, DH1 v3.0, whole genome shotgun sequence genome containing:
- the LOC108198515 gene encoding cytochrome P450 76A1-like — translated: MEWLHNYVLWSIFCLMTLIWHLRRRNSYRRSKLPPGPRGWPVIGNIFDLGTLPHRGLAALKQKYGPVVWLNLGPVKTMVILSAAAAEELFKNHDLSFADRFTNDTMRSHDFYKSSMALGSYDSYFRTLKRICTIELFSSKRINETALIRQKCVDEMLLWIEKEVEEGASGGIELTKFIFPASFNLIGNLTVSRDLMNPYSEMASEFQTALSGFSECLGSPNISDLFPWLRWLDLQGLRATTDQSLGKAMQIISGFLDDRVKQRQQNEGRAAEHKDFLDVLLDFEGSGKNEPAKLSRHQITIFLMEMFMAGTDTTSATIEWAMCELLQNPESMKKIKAELVRVVGVNNKLLESDIDNLPYLQATIEETLRLHAPVPLVLPRKATKDTDFMGYKVPKDTQVFVNAWAIGRDEENWEDALSFKPERFLGSSIGYKGQNYEFLPFGAGRRICPGIPLSHHMLPLILGSLLHHFDWKLSENVSSEMKIDMRERMGLAAKKLEPLRAVPTRMTTSS
- the LOC135148532 gene encoding uncharacterized protein LOC135148532 → MAESSFYLGQDFARVVLSWSLGDILKEFEVNAIPLSFSSLKEYRSSYCPPLLEETRSELCSKIEYLSSAPFAKINTFCSSERFIDRHYDITFENWTESSNSLNKVPYEAKSGDVFVFTQAKPDQNFDIRRLGKSWCFGYTRKSKMVKQHRLDGSYIWVPHFEVSTSVELQEAVDVSQPFYAVFWVNLTTNNRIWNALLTCRSDHFIKEVLHINPTVQEDCKNCPAMKQTLEEKLSMTSYLNKSQCEAVAKCISKSVCDHKPSLELIWGPPGTGKTRTLSTLLVSLLRVKCRTLVCAPTNVAISEVASRVMKLVKESAKKLDEYGTQFCSFGDILIYGNINTSAYGFEDIYMNHRIKRLTDCFAPKNGWKHWFTSMQEFLENCVLLYKIFCAENDASDGNNHVENDTSFLQYARDRFIAISVPLRNCISTFCTHLPKTYVTEESFQDLLLLNASLNSLETFLFQANLVGKSLKAAFLLEEEGDSHPQVDTDMSPFLHFKSECIRHLKILLVSLYRLSLVAVNEKFCFNMASLIFCTASSSYKLSNVGIEPMRLLVIDEASQLKECESLIPLQVCGLKHVVLLGDECQLPAFVSSKAPP
- the LOC108198514 gene encoding cytochrome P450 76A2-like, with the protein product MEWMWNYVFGSILFSLMPLFWYFRSCRRSKLPPGPRGWPVIGNIFDLGSLPHRSLASMKQEYGPVVWLSLGSVKTMVILSAGAAEELFKNHDLSFVDRFSNEAMRSHDLYKCSIALGAYSPYWRTLKRICTVELFSNKRINEAVLIRQKCVDEMLSWIEKHIEKGPSGEIEVIGFVFPAIFNLIGNLTLSRSLMHPYSVTASDFYTAFSGFSECLGRPNISDLFPWLQSLDLQGLRRRTDRDLGKAINIVSGYVHERLNQRQGMEGKSTDQKDFLDVVLDFEGSGKDEPAKLSHHQITVFLLEMFVTGTETMSTATEWAMCEVLQNPNSMQKIKEELGRVVGVKKKLEDSDIDNLPYLKATIAEALRLHAPVPLTLPRKANQDTTFMGYSIPKNTQVFVNAWAIGRDEEIWEDALSFKPERFLESSIGYKGQNYEFIPFGAGRRICPGLPLVDRVLPLILGSLLHHFDWKLGENSSGEMRTDMRETMGTSARKLIPFKAVPKRAVI
- the LOC135148391 gene encoding uncharacterized protein LOC135148391; this encodes MHPNISNFPNAKFYQNRLIDSQLVKSETYEKCYIPSPLYGSYSFMNISCGKEVLSESHSWKNMEEVAVLLKILQLLYKACDAAKLKVTIGVISPYSAQVSEIRREIGQKYDNHEDFQVHIRSIDGFQGAEEDIIIISTVRSNQDGSIGFAFSPQRINVALTRARHCLWILGNEKTLSNSDSIWEELILNAKDRQCFFNADEDRDLQTVIMEAKKNKDKLDDTLNLDSAFMSRGGSRKTTWKPLDELKGIHVPTTKLKEPHYFHNDDHFRRIRGCDGRKLYPLNDYDMGHPPEYHKMGEIDRYRLNEMRYDSNEHLEGPYRWEEHELSSDRNSNDSRDYNSYESLEGYYGWEQHEVSSGSMYDDSSDYDPTECLQGNHGWENHRVSPKRMCNELRDYDCNERLKGHYGWEDQGFSSQTMGNDSRDYDFYECLQGHRGGKEHRFPSEKMLGKTAHVERRQDRVNDSADHLYESDLRHHLIEKRLGKDFSSNYSHDSTHGNHNDFKYWTPQRDYLPAGGSAISYRFGRKTENPRRKLRASREQILGGSTSLERIQYSRAHSTDRRHWTPRKASFLLDARESVLGSQLQGTIMVPRLASSYSNTDRGSQGGGWSPEPQGMLGDGNIVYNDLDYEGRTTRGLRMRSASRQIMNENSSKSAVPKSTAIPKRRKRGSYEEHASDQALLGKRKRAKRKGVQQKGEGSTSFEGPKPLSEILKGKRSGRGLL